AGGGCGAAGGCAGCGGTCTTTCCGGTTCCGGTAGCTGCCTGACCTAAGAGGTCTCTGCCGCCGAGGAGCGGGGGGATCGCCTCCCGCTGGATTGGAGTTGGCTCCTCGTATCCCAATGCAACGAGAGTCGCTGCTATTTGTCCGCTTACTCCAAGAGCTTCAAAGCCCTCGCTGGCCGGTAGCGCTTCACCAACCACTCCGCCCTCGTTGAACTATGATCGTCAACATAGCCGGTTCTTGGGTTTCAAGCCGCCTTAAATCGATCGTGTCGCCACTGCAGGTAATCACGGTTCGGTCTCAAGTCCTCGGATCGAGGTAGGTGAATGATCTGACCGTTCATTTCCTGGAGACCGTGTCTTAGCATCGGACCGTCGCGCTCTTCCAAAATGTCTCTGCGGATCTCGATGCGGTAATCGGGATTTATTCCTAGGATGTAGGCATCTAACGCATCGTGATGTACGCCACAAAGCGAAAGGCCGTTCGGGACCTCCGCGACGCCTCGCTCGTCCCGATCCTCAATAATGTGCGCAGCGCTCAAAAGCGGGCGATGGCGCAGCCTGCACACCGCGCATCGCTCGGCGTAAGCAGTCAGGACGAGCTCGCGAAAACGGCGCTGATGAAGGCGCACTTTCACAGCAGCGGTCGCGTACTCTCTCTGAAGTTGAACTGCGTGTCGAGGAAATAGCGATTCGGCACGGACCGCATCGGTGCCTGCCCGAACGTGAAAAGCAAGCTCAGCGGGCTCCTCGCTCTCGATGTAGCAGGGGAACACTGGATCATAAACGGCAGAAGTTAAGCCATAGAAGTAGATAATTGGGCGTTGTAGTTCCATTGCCCGCCTGAGAGCTCTATTCGTCCAATAGTTAGGATCCTCGCCCTCATATCGATACACGAAAAAGTTCGCATCAGATGCAACTTGATCGTCATATGGTCGTTCACGTCCAGCTCTTGGGACGACGGTCACAATGGTAAGTGCGGCGCCTTCTGGTCCTAACTGACGAGGACGCCAAATTCCTTTCTGGGGATTTCTGAAAGCAATTCGCTGGCCTTCAAACTCAAATCCTTCGCTGATCTGTTGGCTGCTGACAACGCCGCCGCCTTCAGTTCGAAGCCCACGAAGGCGGTCAAAGCTGGCGAGTCGGATCCGCCAATCGAGATCTAGATTCAGGTCGGCGTTCGTCACGATGAAAACCTAGGTGTCAGTTTTCAATTCTGGGAGATCGCTTTGATCGCATATAATAGAACGCATTCGCCGCGGAACATCCTGCGCCGGAAAACGGCAACACATTCGCAAATCAAAGCTGGATGAATGAGATAACATGAGGTAGTACTCATCGCTACGACTATCGGGGTAAATTGACTATCTAGCGAGCGCTAGTATCTGCCATCCTTTCTGTACTGACCATGGCACAACCGTTCTTTCGCATGCCGACGCCTGTCAGCATTGCAGCGCGGTCGTCGAGTATTACGAACTCCTTCATCAATGCGATCATTCCAGCAGTCGTGCCGACAGAAGCTGAGGTGCTCGAGGCGCTCGGCGTGCTCGGTATTGATCCGGAGAACGTTTGTTGCGCATACTGCGGCGATGGCGCCACCGAATGGGACCATCTACGGCCGCTGGTAGTCAAACAGAAACCCACAGGCTACATCTCCGAGATCGGCAACCTTATTCCCGCGTGTGGTAGATGCAATCAATCAAAAGGCAACAAATCGTGGCGCAGTTGGATCGAGAGCAACGCTCCGAGGTCACCGAAGCGCCGCGGTATTCCCAACCTAGCCGATCGAATCGCTCATATTGAGGCATACGAGAGATGGCGGGAGCCTGTCCCTCTCGACTTTGCTTCCGTCATTGAGCCAGACATTTGGGCAAAACATTGGGAGAACTGGGAACGCGTCCTTGCTGAGATGCGCGAAAGCCAGAAGCTGGCAGCGAAGATTCGAGTGCAGCTCAAGTCTTGGCATTCTACCTAAAGCGTCCGGCGAAACTCGTGCGGTAGACAGTCAGAAAAATGCCGACCGGACGTCTTTTCAGCGCGCGCCTCTCACTTCCCGCGCTCGTTTCAGCCGCCAACTCAATCGGCGCGCATCTCGCGGCAAAGCTTGGTGAGTTTGCTAGTGACGAGCGGACGTTAACCGACGAGCTGTGCGATATGTTCTGCATCTGGTCACAGTTAACCCCCAACCTTGGATCGCTTCTACCGGCCGATGCCGCTTTTCTCAGAGCTCTTCCTAAGTCCCAGTTCCGTCTAGATCTTCGGAAGACCACAGCCCCTGAGGAAGCGAACATTGGCGCGGATCTCGAACTCGCTATCACTACGCCAGCAGGAACCAAAACGGCCCTCCTGCAAGCGAAAGTGTTTGACGACGCTACTTCGTCTCTTAGGGGCAGCCGCCGAAAAGACTGGGACAAGCTCCGCACACAGCTTCGGGATGCACGGGGGATGTCGGGTGACCTCGCCTTCTTACTGCTCTATGTCCCCTCGTCCCTATTACGCGATGACTATCAAGGCTATGGGACGTGGGAACAACGTTTTCGGACAAAGAACGCTTCAACGGGCCGCAGTTCAAGGTATGGGACCATGTTTTTTCCTGTGAATGACCTTTTGGACGGTCGGGATAGATGGTATTCGCGTAGTTTCGCAAATCGTGTAAATCCTCTTAAGATTTCTCCGGCTCCGCTTTGCTTTTCTGAGGTTGTTCTTGAAATGCTGGCTTGCCGGCGAGGAAGGTGGGTTGGCGGAGGCCGAAGTCCGATGCACTACTCGGAATCGACTGTCGAGCCAGTACGCCAGTTCCCCTATCGGCGGTTGGATCTTCGCGTGGGTGAATTCGAGGATACGACGTTCGAGCGCTTTTCGGGGCAACTAGCTTAGCGCTTTATTGAGTTCACTTTCACCGGGTTAGCGTTGGGATAACCGCTTACTTAGGGGACAAACTACATTTGCGCGACTATGTTCGTTTTCCTGCGTCGGACGACGACTTTAACGCATTTCTCTCCGAGTTCCAGCAAGAATCTGATCGCGCCGCCGCGGTACTCGGTGCAGCATACGCAGATGATTTGCTGAAGACTCTCCTCATGCGTTCCTTTGTGAACGAAGGCCGCACGGTGAGGGAATTGATGCGACCTGAGAGTGCTGGCGGTACGTTCAGTTCACGAATATCGCTAGCATATGCGATTGGACTGATAAGCGAAGACGACGCGAAAGATCTGCATCGACTGCGAGAAATTCGAAATAAGTTTGCGCATCGACTTCATGGTCTCTCGTTCGAAGATCAGAGC
This portion of the Gemmatimonadaceae bacterium genome encodes:
- a CDS encoding HNH endonuclease; translation: MTNADLNLDLDWRIRLASFDRLRGLRTEGGGVVSSQQISEGFEFEGQRIAFRNPQKGIWRPRQLGPEGAALTIVTVVPRAGRERPYDDQVASDANFFVYRYEGEDPNYWTNRALRRAMELQRPIIYFYGLTSAVYDPVFPCYIESEEPAELAFHVRAGTDAVRAESLFPRHAVQLQREYATAAVKVRLHQRRFRELVLTAYAERCAVCRLRHRPLLSAAHIIEDRDERGVAEVPNGLSLCGVHHDALDAYILGINPDYRIEIRRDILEERDGPMLRHGLQEMNGQIIHLPRSEDLRPNRDYLQWRHDRFKAA
- a CDS encoding HNH endonuclease yields the protein MPTPVSIAARSSSITNSFINAIIPAVVPTEAEVLEALGVLGIDPENVCCAYCGDGATEWDHLRPLVVKQKPTGYISEIGNLIPACGRCNQSKGNKSWRSWIESNAPRSPKRRGIPNLADRIAHIEAYERWREPVPLDFASVIEPDIWAKHWENWERVLAEMRESQKLAAKIRVQLKSWHST